A stretch of DNA from Parvularcula bermudensis HTCC2503:
ACGGATAGCGGAAAGGATCCGTTCGTTCACGGCCTTATCGACCAGCGGTTCCCCAGTCTCCTTGTGAACATAAAGTGTAAGAGGATTGCCCCAGTTGCGCTGGCGGGAAATCAGCCAATCGGGACGCCCACGAACCATCGCGCCGATCCGGCGCCGACCCGCTTCGGGGTAGAAGGCCGTCTCCTCGATCGCCTTCAAGGCGAGGTCACGGAGTCCCCCCTCGCCTTCGCCCCCCATCCTGATGAACCATTGCGGGGTATTCCGATAAATCACCGGCGCTTTGGACCGCCAGCTATGGGGATAGGAGTGCTGGAGGCGCGCACGGCCAAACAGCTTTCCATGCTCCATGAGCGCCGAAATGACCTTGGCATTGGCGCCGCCATCCTTCCCCTTTTTCTTTCCCTCGGTCACCAGGACTTTTTCGCCCTCAAAACCCGGCGCCTCATTCGTGTAGGCACCGTCGGGACCAACCGTGTAGGGAATATCGTCAAGGGAATAACCGTGGCCGAGCCAGGCGAAATAATCCTCTTGGCCATGTCCCGGCGCCGTGTGGACAAACCCCGTGCCTGCCTCATCGGTCACATGATCCCCCGACAGGAGCGGCACGTCGAACGAATAGCCGCCCGCATAACCGTCGAGGGGGTGGCGCAAAAACCGTCCCTCAAGGCTCTTAGAGGGAATATCTGCGATCCGTGTCCATTGCTCGATAAACCCGGCATCGCGCACCGTCTCGGACAGATTGTCCGCAAGGCAATAAACCTCGCCCGCCTTGGTCCACGGGGTAAAGTCGAGATCGTCGCGAACCTTATCGACGCGATAGGCGCCATAGGACAGCGATGGACCATAGCAGACCGCGCGGTTCGCCGGGATCGTCCAGGGGGTGGTTGTCCAGATCAGAACCGATGCGTCCTCAAGCCCTTCGGGCGCCTGACCGGGCTTGAACGAAAACCGCACCCAAATCATCGTAGATTGATGATCGTGATATTCGATCTCGGCCTCGGCAAGCGCCGTCTGCTCAACAGGAGACCACATCACCGGTTTTGAGCCCCGATAGACGAGCCCCCGCTCCACGAAGTCGAGGAACTGCGAAATCGTTCCCGCCTCGGTCGCGTAATTCATGGTGAGATAAGGATCGTCCCAATCACCCTCAATCCCGAGGCGCCGGAACTCAGCCCGCTGAACGCTTAGCCATCGCTCGGCAAAAGCGCGACAGGCCTTACGAAACTCTGTTGGCGGAACGTCTTTCTTTTTTCGGCCCTTGGCGGCGAAATCTTCTTCGACCTTCCATTCGATCGGAAGGCCATGACAGTCCCATCCCGGAACATAATTAGCGTCATAGCCCAACATCTGGCGGGATCGAACGACAAAGTCCTTCAGCACCTTGTTGAAGGCCGTTCCCATATGGATATGGCCATTCGCATAAGGGGGACCGTCATGCAGGACAAAGGGTGGACGGCCAGCCGACTCCTGACGGATCTGCCGGTAGAGATCCTTTACCGCCCAATCCTCGATGGTTTTCGGCTCACGCTTCGGCAAGCCCGCCCGCATGGGAAAGTCCGTTTCCGGCAGGAAAAGTGTCGATCGGTAATCCGGGCCGTCAGGGGCCTTGTCATCTGCCATGATATCGGTCGCGTCTCATTGCAAAGGAAGGGAACCCCGCCCACCGGCCAGCCCCCTGCTCATCATCGTCCCCCAAGCGCCCGAACGGCGTCGATCTCGTTCGCTT
This window harbors:
- the ileS gene encoding isoleucine--tRNA ligase; the protein is MADDKAPDGPDYRSTLFLPETDFPMRAGLPKREPKTIEDWAVKDLYRQIRQESAGRPPFVLHDGPPYANGHIHMGTAFNKVLKDFVVRSRQMLGYDANYVPGWDCHGLPIEWKVEEDFAAKGRKKKDVPPTEFRKACRAFAERWLSVQRAEFRRLGIEGDWDDPYLTMNYATEAGTISQFLDFVERGLVYRGSKPVMWSPVEQTALAEAEIEYHDHQSTMIWVRFSFKPGQAPEGLEDASVLIWTTTPWTIPANRAVCYGPSLSYGAYRVDKVRDDLDFTPWTKAGEVYCLADNLSETVRDAGFIEQWTRIADIPSKSLEGRFLRHPLDGYAGGYSFDVPLLSGDHVTDEAGTGFVHTAPGHGQEDYFAWLGHGYSLDDIPYTVGPDGAYTNEAPGFEGEKVLVTEGKKKGKDGGANAKVISALMEHGKLFGRARLQHSYPHSWRSKAPVIYRNTPQWFIRMGGEGEGGLRDLALKAIEETAFYPEAGRRRIGAMVRGRPDWLISRQRNWGNPLTLYVHKETGEPLVDKAVNERILSAIRERGADAWFDTPDETFLGTDYRPEDFEKVTDILDVWFDSGSTHATVLEAREDLRWPADLYLEGSDQHRGWFQSSLLIGCGLRERAPFDGILTHGFVLDAKGYKMSKSLGNTVAPEDIVKKYGADILRIWVASSDYSEDVRIGDEIIGSAVDAYRKLRNTLRYALAALKGFEAAEKTPYADLDELERYILARVSEVHAEVVAGYSAFDFNAAWRAVTEFASMDLSAFYFDIRKDCLYCDDPSLVKRRGVRTVMSIVLDYLLKWMAPIMPFTTEEAFHSRYPAVDGSIHLGMFTEPDAQWADMPLLDRWAKIRRVRRVITGSIEAARRDDRLGASLEAKPLVFIEDPDLRGAVADVDWAEVAITSSAELAEGAAPDAAYRLPEIPGVAVVVDLASGKKCARCWRVLDEVADETGLCRRCAAVVSA